The Horticoccus luteus DNA window GTTTCTCCCCACTCATTCGTGTCCATTCGTGGTTAAAAATACTCTGCACCGGAAATTCGCGCCGCTTCGCGTAATTCGCAACAGGCCGTCCTTCCCTCCGCTTCCTCTGCGACGTCCTGTAAAATAGGCCTGCGCTCGGTCGCCTGCCGCCTGCCCTCCGCCGTCCGCCCTCCGTCGTCCGCCGTCCATCCTCCGCCCTCAGACTCTCCCCCCCACCACCGCGCCCCGCGCGGTCACTCCAAATACGGCGTATACTCCGGCACGAACTCCCGCAGCAGTTGCTTCACCTGCGCCGGCTCCAACTGGTGCAGCGTCGTGCTCACCTCCAGAAACCGCGCCTCCGCCACCGAAAAATCCCCGCCATTCCCCACGAACCGCATGATCCGCGTGTGCTGCGTCGGCTGGTGACTCTCATCATGGTGCCGCAGCTCCTCGAAAAGCTTTTCGCCCGGCTTCAACCCCGTGATCTGGATCTCTATATCATCGCCCACCTTCAACCCGCTCAACTCGATCATCTGCCGCGCCAGATCGATGATCTTCACCGGCTGACCCATGTCCAAAACGCAGATATCGCCCCCCTTGCCCTGTACCGTCGCCTGCAGCACGAGGCCCACTGCCTCCGGGATCGTCATGAAATAACGCGTCACGTCCGGATGCGTCACCGTGATCGGACCGCCCTTGTCGATCTGACGCCGGAAAATCGGGATCACGCTCCCTGACGACCCGAGCACGTTGCCAAACCGCACCGCCAGAAACTTCGTCGCCGGATACCGCCGCTGCACCGCGAGCAATTGCAGCTCCGCCAACCGCTTCGTCGCACCCATCACGCTCGTCGGGTTGATCGCCTTGTCGGTCGAGATCAGCACAAACGACCGCGTCTCGTGCGCCCCGGCGAGCGACGCCAGTTCGCGCGTCCCCACCGCGTTGTTGCGCATCGCCTCCGCCGGCTGCCGTTCCATCAGGAACACATGCTTGTGCGCCGCCGCGTGAAACACCACCGCCGGCCGGTAACGCGTGAAAATATAATCCATCCGCGCGCGATCCAGGATGTCCGCCACCAAGGGCACCGCGACCGTCGCATGGCCCAGCTCGTTCAACTCCTGTTCGATCAGGAAAAGACTCCCCTCCGATTGCTCCACCATTAGCAGTTGCCGCGGCGCGAGCGCGGCGATCTGCCGGCAGATTTCACTGCCGATGCTCCCGCCCGACCCCGTCACCATCACCACCTCTCCCTGCACCAGATGACGGATCGCCTCCGCATCGAGCGCCACCGGATCGCGCCCCAGCAAATCCTCCACCTGCACCGGCCGGATGCGGCTCGCCCGCACGCGACCCGACGCCAGTTCCGCCATCGATGGCATCGTCTCCACCTTCAACCCCGCCGCCGTCATCGCCAGCACGACCTCGCGCACCCGCTTGGCCGTCGCCGTCGGCATCGCGATCACCGCCTTGGTGATTTCATGCTGTTGCAGATAACGCTCGACGGTCTCCGGCACGCCCACCACCCGCACGCCATGCAACGTCTTGCCATGCTTCGTCCGGTCGTCGT harbors:
- a CDS encoding polysaccharide biosynthesis protein, with the protein product MAHLDLNFSRNQRVLMLAVAYLATLTAAFYLAFELRFDFAVPLLHQEIRTEWIAIVVGLQMVGLIGARQLGSVLTYFSIPDLTRVVLALTVVSVLLLIPHVLQLNGFTIPRGVLLADYMLAIAGVCGLRLSARITRERFASTRTTGAVKERIAIIGAGDAGAALANEFISHPSRGFRPVVFFDDDRTKHGKTLHGVRVVGVPETVERYLQQHEITKAVIAMPTATAKRVREVVLAMTAAGLKVETMPSMAELASGRVRASRIRPVQVEDLLGRDPVALDAEAIRHLVQGEVVMVTGSGGSIGSEICRQIAALAPRQLLMVEQSEGSLFLIEQELNELGHATVAVPLVADILDRARMDYIFTRYRPAVVFHAAAHKHVFLMERQPAEAMRNNAVGTRELASLAGAHETRSFVLISTDKAINPTSVMGATKRLAELQLLAVQRRYPATKFLAVRFGNVLGSSGSVIPIFRRQIDKGGPITVTHPDVTRYFMTIPEAVGLVLQATVQGKGGDICVLDMGQPVKIIDLARQMIELSGLKVGDDIEIQITGLKPGEKLFEELRHHDESHQPTQHTRIMRFVGNGGDFSVAEARFLEVSTTLHQLEPAQVKQLLREFVPEYTPYLE